gagtgaaagagagagagactgaaaatataattattaattgagtaatgctacaaatataaactattttacaaactattgatgcgacattaacatttttcaaatagttgttggtaaataaaaatgtgatattagtaATGGATCTAAATTAGAACTgataaaaatttgttacatcaatagtttgtaaaaatgttataaaatagttgatAAATTTGGTATTACTCTTATTAATTTAGTCCTTTCTTCCCTGGGACAAATAACTTGgaaattttttcaataattagtGTTGCTATTTTGGATAAGGTAATAAAATTGGTGCGTTACCTTTGGTAGACACTGTTTCaattatgtatataatattatattagtCCTTTAACCTCtgtaatgtaaaaataaataaatgaatatataatgcttatttattaattaataaatatcatatgctatataataatttgtttttatgtgCATATAATAAAACTTTGATCTTAGAAGTCGTGATTGCATTAAGTAGTTACTTTCTTTTTATGGTAAGTAGTACTTATTATCTTATTGCATCAAGTGGGATGATTTTGAGTTAACCCAGAATTTTGTGGAAAATTTTTGGCTCTTAACATATTTAGAGCTATTTTGCTTTGAACCACAATATGGCAATTAAAGAAATTATCTATGTAGTCTAAATTACATGACTATTTTAATGAGTCATGTggcttatttaaataatactcACGAATAATCTCATTAAAATATCATGTAAGAGGTCGGAAAAGATAACTCCAAATATGTTTGAagccaaattttaattaaaaccaaaaaattctgtttatatttgtgtttagtgtcatatattttatttataactgGTCTCAAAACCCACCGAAAATTGGAGAATTATAGTAGGTTGAGGGCTAGTGTAAAATGTAGTCATTTTATTATGAGTAAATCCAATACAGATACACATTGGAGTGTACTCTGCTGGTGACGAGTTGTACTGGATTCCAGATTTAGTGAAACTTGGGCTACACCTTACTCTATGTGGAATACTTTACCCATTAAGGCTTGGCTTGGGCCTTCAAAAGACATGTCCGGACCTCACgatttttttccccaaacaATCCATTGAGCTTGGAATTGAGCATTTTCTGCAAACTCCTATTTTTGTAAATATCATGTCTTGTTGCGGAAATAATTCAGCCCATGAGCTCAATTCGTGCGGTATAGAAATAATTTTGGACAAACTTATGTTGTTAGATGAAATTTGAATCATTCTGGGCCAAATAAGAACTGAACTCAACCCCAAGaataaaaccccaaaaaaaaggagCTCCAAGCTGACCAAGCCCAACGGTAAAACGTATGAAAAAGGTCaagaaccccccccccccccccccaaaaaaaaaaatcttttgtcgtaaaataaaggagagagagagagagaataaaatattaggaCGATATTATATCTAAATTGCTTCTTGTCTAGTAGTTATCTAACACAACATATTATTTCTGAATTGATATACATAAATCTCTCTTTTACTCTCAGTGTCTTTCTAATTTCCTTAGTACGTTATAGTTGGAGTGAAGGCTCATATATATAGGCGGAAGATGAACTGATGAAGCAACTATAAATGGGGCAAGATCCCTTAAAGTTGTTACATCCATTTAATGTGATTAACTTACGTTTATCACCCATGAAgagtaaaatagtttatatcaAAAAGTGTATAGTGTTAAATAAAAAGTGAATAATATAtaacaacttttcttttttcattcttacAATCACTCCGAATTATTTTAATTACTCGAAAAAATCctattctttaatatatatccaatagtaataaaaatattctatatatattaaaaaaaagtaacgaAAATTAATGTGCGTTAATTTTACAAGCCCAATCCAAAAAACCTAAGAAAACATCAAGCCCAACCTAAAACCCTAAAAGCAGGCCCAGGATTATCCCAAACCCACAGCATTTCCACCTATAAAAACCCACTCAAACCTTTCCCCATTTTCTTTAACACATAAACCCTagtcccctctctctctttcgtTTTCTTTCGCAATCCCCATTTCCCTTCACCAATGGCCGCCGCAGTAGCTGCTGTGCGCCCCCTTGTCACTGTCCAATCCCTCGAAGGTGACATGGCCACCGATACCATCACCACCGTCGCATTGCCCGATGTTATGAAAGCCTCCATCAGACCCGACATCGTAAACTTCGTCCACGCCCAGATCTCCAACAACAAGCGCCAGCCCTACGCCGTGTCCAAGAAGGCCGGACACCAGACCTCAGCCGAGTCCTGGGGTACCGGACGCGCCGTGTCTCGTATCCCCCGTGTCCCCGGCGGTGGTACTCACCGTGCCGGTCAGGGAGCCTTCGGAAACATGTGCCGTGGTGGTCGCATGTTCGCTCCTACCAAGATCTGGCGCCGATGGCATAGGAGAGTCAACGTGAACCAGAAGCGATACGCCATCGTTTCGGCCATTGCTGCTTCTGCCATCCCATCTCTTGTTCAAGCTCGTGGTCACAGAATCGAGTCTGTTCCAGAGTTCCCACTGGTTATCAGTGACTCAGCTGAGAGCTTGGAGAAGACCTCTGCTGCTCTCAAGGCTTTGAAGCAGATCGGAGCTGCCCCCGATGCCGATAAGGCGAAGGAGAGCCATTCGATCCGTCCTGGGAAAGGTAAGATGAGGAACCGCCGCTACATTAACAGGAAGGGTCCTCTTCTTGTGTATGGTTCCGAAGGCGCGAAGCTCGTGAAGGCGTTCAGGAACATTCCCGGGATTGATATTGTGAATGTGGAGAGGTTGAATCTGTTGAAGCTAGCTCCTGGTGGCCACCTTGGGAGGTTTGTGATTTGGACCAAGTCGGCTTTCGAGAAGCTCGATTCGATCTATGGGTCGTTCGATAAGGCCTCTGAGAAGAAGAAGGGGTATGTTCTACCTAGGTCCAAGATGTTGAATGCTGATTTGGCTAGGATTATCAACTCTGATGAGGTGCAGAGCGTTGTGAAGCCAATCAAGAAGGAAGTGAAGAGGGCTCCATTGAAGAAGAACCCACTCAAGAACCTGAACGCAATGTTGAAGCTCAACCCATATGCTAAGACCGCGAGGAGGATGTCCCTTTTGGCTGAGGCTGATCGTGTTAAGGCCAAGAAGGAGAAGCTCGAGAAGAAGCGGTCGCCAATCACGAAGGTATATTTTTATATCACTTTTGCTTTCGGTATGTAgtatattattttgttaatgTATATGTATGCTTGTTATTGTAGGATTATTTTGTTGATAATGATGTGAAATGTAATGGGTATTGCTAATACTATGTAATCATAATTGTCTATGTGTGTTCTCATAggttatttttgtgtttcttaCATTAATGAAATGGGCATTGCTTATATTATGTAAATGGGGTTTATAGTCTACGTTGTGTTTGTATGTGTATGCTATTTGGAAATGAATGTGTTTCACCATACATTAAGGTATATATCGATGtcactttttgcttttttgtaaattgtgattttgagattattttttgttattaatgaTGTAAAAATGAAATGGGTATGTGCGTATGTTATGGGAATGGGGTTGATCGACAAACATTTTGAATCGTGATTTTCCAAGCCGTGTTTGTATGTGTGCACTTTTAAGTAATGTATGtctttcttaaagtagttgtaCATAACCCTGGTAGTCCAATTAAAGGGTTTTAAGTTTTATATTATGCAATGGGTGCACTGTTTCTTGAGTTGGCATAGATGATTCATGTGTCCTCAAATTTTGATGTTTCCCTTTGGTAATACTTGTTTGTATAAATTAGTTACAtttcaaatatgaaaatttgtctTCTATTGGttcgttttatttattttggtttaggCTGTGGTGTTTTTCTTCTCGTTTATCCTCCATCTTTCTAGCTGTTTTTTGAAGTTATGATAATTTAGGTATAGGAACAATAACTTCGTAAATTTGAGCTCAAATTTCCAATGCCATTTGAGTTTATTTATCAATTGTGGTAAGATGTTTTGACATTGCATTTCTCAAGTGTTGTTGAAGTGTTCTCATTTCTAAGCCTTGTGTTGCCAGTTATTCCTTAATTAAGTTCCATATTATATACTAATATCTTGCAATTCCTGCTGTTATGATCAATCTTGACTCTCTGTATTTTAACTCATTCGTTTTGTTGCCTTTTTCAATCGTGCAGCCTATTTGTATGTCTataactttcattttctttgtattgaGCCTGTTATgtagcttttgtttttgttattgctCTTTTATTTAGCCTAATCTCTATAGGGcatatttttgttcatatttaCTGTTTGTTGTCTACTGATATCAGCCCAACCTTTTGTCTAGCTACCATC
The sequence above is drawn from the Quercus robur chromosome 7, dhQueRobu3.1, whole genome shotgun sequence genome and encodes:
- the LOC126691760 gene encoding 60S ribosomal protein L4 isoform X1, with the protein product MAAAVAAVRPLVTVQSLEGDMATDTITTVALPDVMKASIRPDIVNFVHAQISNNKRQPYAVSKKAGHQTSAESWGTGRAVSRIPRVPGGGTHRAGQGAFGNMCRGGRMFAPTKIWRRWHRRVNVNQKRYAIVSAIAASAIPSLVQARGHRIESVPEFPLVISDSAESLEKTSAALKALKQIGAAPDADKAKESHSIRPGKGKMRNRRYINRKGPLLVYGSEGAKLVKAFRNIPGIDIVNVERLNLLKLAPGGHLGRFVIWTKSAFEKLDSIYGSFDKASEKKKGYVLPRSKMLNADLARIINSDEVQSVVKPIKKEVKRAPLKKNPLKNLNAMLKLNPYAKTARRMSLLAEADRVKAKKEKLEKKRSPITKEEASAIKTAGKAWYQTMISDSDYTEFEVFTKWLGVSQ
- the LOC126691760 gene encoding 60S ribosomal protein L4 isoform X3: MAAAVAAVRPLVTVQSLEGDMATDTITTVALPDVMKASIRPDIVNFVHAQISNNKRQPYAVSKKAGHQTSAESWGTGRAVSRIPRVPGGGTHRAGQGAFGNMCRGGRMFAPTKIWRRWHRRVNVNQKRYAIVSAIAASAIPSLVQARGHRIESVPEFPLVISDSAESLEKTSAALKALKQIGAAPDADKAKESHSIRPGKGKMRNRRYINRKGPLLVYGSEGAKLVKAFRNIPGIDIVNVERLNLLKLAPGGHLGRFVIWTKSAFEKLDSIYGSFDKASEKKKGYVLPRSKMLNADLARIINSDEVQSVVKPIKKEVKKAPLKKNPLKNLNAMLKLNPYAKTARRMSLLAEADRVKAKKEKLEKKRSPITKEEASAIKTAGKAWYQTMISDSDYTEFEVFTKWLGVSQ
- the LOC126691760 gene encoding 60S ribosomal protein L4 isoform X2, encoding MAAAVAAVRPLVTVQSLEGDMATDTITTVALPDVMKASIRPDIVNFVHAQISNNKRQPYAVSKKAGHQTSAESWGTGRAVSRIPRVPGGGTHRAGQGAFGNMCRGGRMFAPTKIWRRWHRRVNVNQKRYAIVSAIAASAIPSLVQARGHRIESVPEFPLVISDSAESLEKTSAALKALKQIGAAPDADKAKESHSIRPGKGKMRNRRYINRKGPLLVYGSEGAKLVKAFRNIPGIDIVNVERLNLLKLAPGGHLGRFVIWTKSAFEKLDSIYGSFDKASEKKKGYVLPRSKMLNADLARIINSDEVQSVVKPIKKEVKKAPLKKNPLKNLNAMLKLNPYAKTARRMSLLAEADRVKAKKEKLEKKRSPITKEEASAIKTAGKAWYQTMISDSDYTEFEVFTKWLGVSQ